A region from the Nitrospirota bacterium genome encodes:
- the nrdR gene encoding transcriptional regulator NrdR: MKCPFCSNLEDKVIDSRTSREGNAIRRRRECLKCAKRFTSYERVEDIVPMVVKKDGRREPFERSKILAGLKKACEKRPIGMETLEGITDTIEKKLIGLGVKEIQSTWVGEEVMSSLKELDKVAYVRFASVYRQFKDINELMNEVKNLFDHT, from the coding sequence ATGAAGTGTCCGTTCTGCAGCAACCTTGAAGACAAAGTCATTGATTCCCGCACCAGCAGGGAAGGCAATGCCATTCGCCGGAGGCGGGAATGTCTGAAATGCGCAAAACGTTTTACCTCCTATGAGCGCGTGGAAGACATAGTCCCCATGGTGGTAAAAAAGGACGGCAGAAGGGAACCGTTCGAGAGATCAAAGATTCTGGCCGGACTGAAAAAAGCGTGTGAAAAAAGGCCGATCGGCATGGAAACGCTTGAAGGCATCACGGATACCATCGAAAAAAAGCTTATCGGCCTTGGAGTCAAGGAGATCCAGAGCACCTGGGTCGGGGAAGAAGTGATGTCTTCATTGAAAGAGCTTGATAAGGTCGCTTACGTGAGGTTCGCCTCTGTCTACCGGCAGTTCAAGGATATCAATGAACTGATGAACGAAGTGAAAAACCTCTTCGACCACACATAA
- a CDS encoding DUF302 domain-containing protein, whose product MAYYFSKILQGSFDEAVARVTEELKKEGFGILTDIDVQATLKKKMNADFRKYRILGACNPPFAYQALLAEDKIGTMLPCNVIVQEIAERQVEVAAIDPVASMMAIENQKLGDIALQVQAKLRKVVESL is encoded by the coding sequence ATGGCGTATTATTTCAGCAAGATTCTGCAAGGTTCCTTTGATGAGGCAGTCGCAAGGGTTACGGAAGAGCTGAAAAAGGAGGGGTTCGGAATCCTCACCGATATCGATGTGCAGGCAACCCTGAAAAAGAAGATGAATGCGGATTTCAGAAAATACAGAATCCTGGGGGCATGCAACCCTCCATTTGCCTATCAGGCGCTGCTGGCAGAGGACAAGATCGGTACAATGCTGCCGTGCAATGTGATTGTGCAGGAGATTGCCGAACGACAGGTTGAAGTCGCAGCCATTGACCCGGTGGCCTCGATGATGGCGATTGAGAATCAGAAGCTCGGTGACATCGCCCTGCAGGTCCAGGCAAAATTGCGGAAGGTAGTCGAGAGTTTATAG
- the glyA gene encoding serine hydroxymethyltransferase produces the protein MRLENLKTTDPEIYDALQKEIDRERNNIVLIASENYASPAVLEVQGSVFTNKYAEGYPGRRYYGGCEYADIVETLAVQRAKELFGAEHVNVQPHSGSQANMAVFFAVLKPGDPILSMSLSHGGHLSHGASVNFSGVLYNTIAYGVNRDSGYIDYDEVRRLALENKPRMLLVGASAYSRIIDFKTCAEIAKECGAYLMADIAHIAGIIAAGLHPSPVPYADFVTTTTHKTLRGPRGGMIMCRAEYAKAIDKMIFPGIQGGPLVHVIAAKAVALKEALSETFREYQAKVVKNAKKLAEEMISRGFRVISGGTDNHLMLIDMTNRGITGKEAEEALGNARITVNKNVIPYDERSATVTSGIRLGTPCVTTRRMGETEMVEIADIIASVISRNKDAQAIHELAKRVDSLCERFPIY, from the coding sequence ATGAGGCTGGAAAACCTTAAAACGACTGATCCGGAAATATACGACGCGCTGCAGAAGGAAATCGACCGGGAACGAAACAATATTGTCCTGATCGCATCGGAAAACTATGCGAGTCCTGCCGTACTTGAGGTTCAGGGCTCTGTTTTCACCAACAAATATGCAGAAGGATATCCCGGCAGAAGATATTACGGAGGCTGTGAATATGCCGACATCGTGGAAACGCTTGCCGTGCAGAGGGCAAAGGAACTCTTCGGTGCTGAACATGTGAATGTACAGCCCCACTCCGGTTCCCAGGCAAATATGGCAGTTTTTTTTGCGGTGCTGAAGCCCGGAGACCCCATACTCAGCATGAGTCTGAGCCATGGAGGGCACCTCTCACACGGCGCATCCGTGAATTTTTCAGGGGTTCTTTACAATACCATCGCATATGGGGTAAACAGGGACTCCGGATATATTGATTATGACGAGGTCAGGCGGCTCGCCCTTGAAAATAAGCCAAGGATGCTACTCGTCGGAGCAAGCGCCTACTCGAGGATCATTGATTTCAAGACATGCGCTGAAATTGCAAAAGAGTGCGGCGCGTACCTCATGGCTGATATTGCCCATATCGCCGGGATCATTGCCGCAGGCCTGCACCCTTCTCCGGTTCCGTACGCCGATTTTGTCACTACGACCACGCACAAGACCCTCAGGGGGCCAAGGGGCGGGATGATCATGTGCAGGGCAGAGTATGCAAAGGCGATCGACAAGATGATATTTCCCGGGATACAGGGCGGACCTCTGGTGCATGTTATTGCAGCTAAGGCGGTCGCTCTGAAAGAGGCCCTCAGTGAGACATTCAGGGAATATCAGGCAAAGGTCGTGAAAAATGCGAAAAAACTTGCTGAGGAAATGATCAGCAGAGGCTTCAGGGTCATTTCCGGAGGCACGGATAACCATCTGATGCTCATTGATATGACAAACAGAGGTATCACCGGAAAAGAAGCGGAAGAAGCGCTCGGGAATGCAAGAATCACCGTCAACAAGAATGTCATACCATATGATGAGAGGTCTGCGACCGTCACCAGCGGGATACGGCTTGGGACACCCTGCGTTACCACAAGGAGGATGGGAGAAACCGAGATGGTCGAAATCGCCGATATAATCGCTTCTGTAATTTCACGCAACAAAGACGCGCAGGCAATACACGAACTCGCAAAAAGAGTTGATTCGCTCTGTGAAAGGTTTCCCATTTATTAG